The following coding sequences are from one Chaetodon trifascialis isolate fChaTrf1 chromosome 24, fChaTrf1.hap1, whole genome shotgun sequence window:
- the abi3bpb gene encoding ABI family, member 3 (NESH) binding protein b isoform X4: MKVRINATGDTIVMKFVRPSPDVKLEGYILGYGSSMFSKQFIQLPENGQPYETEMDAEPKYLVAVQPIPVNDVKKHCTGKVNLEKPLHLVIGSVSPTAVLLSWGNYLKTPYEGNIMNECLEDGFYTIRYRERNRKWIYQTCPTSDTVIDNLKPNTPYEFGVRSNKDDRSGMWSKPVIHNTNMGNKNVQKPYKLRNPLTKPLKPLGPHALFPPRPALHNRTRLSPLLKNPAFPGAPRTSFAPPESHQETLPLPGSAEPKWPHVSLDKGNTVRNDTDRPADRRPALPQLLPTKVPRVNATATAFPLLKLPSNGDSHQGQTTKAPTVAPEKPHNPAAFGKSEDRSSLLRSALANERARNNNWVNGQPHRGISPPKPALWSRPRLGSPARPSIPINKKPNLVGKPGETDKVNNLKQTDKLPILKPKVSPVTTKPTKQDRKQTVTSAPPTAASRQETWEDSELFKPQPSSDVDALGKKRYVAPHVVYQTGKKPDEPCSITSSLNYFPEDEPGEANVTAPPRSPPSNLTVVTVEGCPSFVILDWEKTDNDTTAYEVISTAKGPDGEQVSILTTNQTHTAVENLKPESSYEFKVKPVNELGAGPLSEPVSFNTESADPRVSENVSGKDAIWTQFPFKTDSYSDCHGKQYVKRTWYRKFVGVQLCNSLRYKIYLSDSLNGKFYNIGDQTGFGEDHCQFVDSFLDGRTGRQLRADQLPSRPGFYRAVRQEPVHFGQIGGNSHVNYVSWYECGTPIPGKW; encoded by the exons ATGAAGGTTCGGATCAACGCCACCGGCGACACCATCGTGATGAAATTCGTGCGTCCGAGTCCGGACGTGAAGCTGGAGGGTTACATTCTGGGTTACGGCAGCAGCATGTTCTCCAAACAGTTCATCCAGCTGCCCGAGAACGGACAACCGTACGAGACCGAGATGG ACGCAGAGCCTAAATACCTGGTGGCCGTCCAGCCAATCCCAGTCAACGACGTGAAGAAACACTGCACAG GGAAGGTGAACCTGGAGAAGCCGCTCCACCTGGTGATCGGCTCCGTCAGCCCGACGGCGGTGCTGCTGTCCTGGGGGAACTACCTGAAGACGCCCTACGAAGGCAACATCATGAACGAGTGTCTGGAGGACGG GTTCTACACCATCCGCTACAGggagaggaacaggaagtggatcTATCAGACCTGCCCAACCAGCGACACCGTCATCGACAACCTGAAACCCAACACTCCCTACGAGTTCGGCGTCCGGTCCAACAAGGACGACCGCAGCGGCATGTGGAGTAAACCGGTCATCCACAACACCAACATGGGCA ATAAGAACGTGCAGAAGCCGTACAAGCTGCGAAATCCTCTCACGAAGCCGTTG AAGCCTCTCGGCCCCCACGCTCTCTTCCCTCCACGTCCCG CTCTGCACAACAGGACTCgactctctcctctgctcaaaAACCCGGCTTTCCCCGGAGCTCCTCGCACTTCTTTCG CGCCGCCTGAGAGCCACCAGGAAACGTTACCTCTGCCCGGCTCTGCTGAGCCCAAATGGCCTCATGTGTCACTGG ACAAAGGAAATACTGTTAGAAACGACACCGACCGGCCAGCGGATCGTCGTCCTGCCCTCCCCCAACTCCTGCCCACCAAAGTCCCTCGCGTCAACGCCACAGCCACAGCCTTCCCCCTCCTTAAATTACCTTCCAATGGCGACTCACATCAGGGGCAGACTACTAAGGCGCCCACTGTTGCACCTGAGAAGCCTCATAACCCTGCTG ctTTCGGCAAATCAGAGGACAGATCATCGCTGCTGAGATCAGCTCTGGCCAATGAGAGAGCCAGAAATAACAACTGGG TCAACGGACAGCCACACCGGGGCATTTCCCCGCCTAAACCAGCCTTATGGTCCAGACCTCGACTGG GATCCCCGGCTCGCCCATCCATACCAATCAACAAGAAACCAAACTTGGTGGGAAAACCTGGAGAAACAG ACAAAGTGAACAACCTCAAGCAGACGGACAAGTTGCCGATCCTGAAACCCAAAGTCTCACCAGTGACCACCAAGCCGACCAAACAGGACCGTAAACAGACTGTGACTTCTGCACCGCCAACGGCTG CCAGCCGACAGGAAACCTGGGAGGACTCGGAGCTCTTTAAACCACAGCCAAGCTCGGATGTTGATGCCTTGGGCAAGAAGCGTTACGTGG CGCCTCACGTCGTCTACCAAACGGGCAAGAAACCGGATGAGCCAtgctccatcacctcctccctcaACTACTTCCCCGAAGACGAGCCCGGTGAGGCCAACGTGACGGCTCCGCCCAGGTCTCCGCCCTCCAACCTCACCGTAGTGACGGTAGAGGGATGTCCGTCCTTTGTCATCCTGGACTGGGAGAAAACTGACAATGACACCACGG CGTATGAAGTCATCTCCACCGCCAAAGGACCTGACGGAGAGCAGGTTTCCATCCTGACAACCAACCAGACACACACCGCCGTGGAGAACCTCAAACCTGAGAGCAG CTACGAGTTCAAGGTGAAGCCAGTGAACGAGCTGGGTGCAGGTCCTCTCAGCGAGCCCGTGTCCTTCAACACCGAGTCGG CCGACCCGCGGGTGAGCGAGAACGTTTCAG GAAAAGATGCCATCTGGACTCAGTTTCCCTTCAAGACGGACTCGTACTCCGACTGCCACGGCAAACAGTACGTGAAGAGGACCTGGTACCGCAAGTTTGTCGGCGTCCAGCTGTGCAACTCGCTCAGGTACAAGATCTACCTGAGCGACTCGCTCAACG GTAAATTCTACAACATCGGCGATCAGACCGGCTTCGGGGAGGATCACTGTCAGTTTGTGGACTCGTTCCTGGATGGAAGGACAGGAAGGCAGCTCAGAGCCGACCAGCTCCCATCCAGACCCG GTTTCTACAGAGCCGTCCGTCAGGAACCCGTCCACTTCGGCCAGATTGGAGGAAACTCCCACGTCAACTACGTGTCGTGGTACGAGTGCGGGACGCCCATCCCCGGCAAATGGTGA
- the abi3bpb gene encoding ABI family, member 3 (NESH) binding protein b isoform X5: protein MKVRINATGDTIVMKFVRPSPDVKLEGYILGYGSSMFSKQFIQLPENGQPYETEMDAEPKYLVAVQPIPVNDVKKHCTGKVNLEKPLHLVIGSVSPTAVLLSWGNYLKTPYEGNIMNECLEDGFYTIRYRERNRKWIYQTCPTSDTVIDNLKPNTPYEFGVRSNKDDRSGMWSKPVIHNTNMGNKNVQKPYKLRNPLTKPLKPLGPHALFPPRPALHNRTRLSPLLKNPAFPGAPRTSFAPPESHQETLPLPGSAEPKWPHVSLDKGNTVRNDTDRPADRRPALPQLLPTKVPRVNATATAFPLLKLPSNGDSHQGQTTKAPTVAPEKPHNPAAFGKSEDRSSLLRSALANERARNNNWGSPARPSIPINKKPNLVGKPGETDKVNNLKQTDKLPILKPKVSPVTTKPTKQDRKQTVTSAPPTAASRQETWEDSELFKPQPSSDVDALGKKRYVAPHVVYQTGKKPDEPCSITSSLNYFPEDEPGEANVTAPPRSPPSNLTVVTVEGCPSFVILDWEKTDNDTTAYEVISTAKGPDGEQVSILTTNQTHTAVENLKPESSYEFKVKPVNELGAGPLSEPVSFNTESADPRVSENVSGKDAIWTQFPFKTDSYSDCHGKQYVKRTWYRKFVGVQLCNSLRYKIYLSDSLNGKFYNIGDQTGFGEDHCQFVDSFLDGRTGRQLRADQLPSRPGFYRAVRQEPVHFGQIGGNSHVNYVSWYECGTPIPGKW, encoded by the exons ATGAAGGTTCGGATCAACGCCACCGGCGACACCATCGTGATGAAATTCGTGCGTCCGAGTCCGGACGTGAAGCTGGAGGGTTACATTCTGGGTTACGGCAGCAGCATGTTCTCCAAACAGTTCATCCAGCTGCCCGAGAACGGACAACCGTACGAGACCGAGATGG ACGCAGAGCCTAAATACCTGGTGGCCGTCCAGCCAATCCCAGTCAACGACGTGAAGAAACACTGCACAG GGAAGGTGAACCTGGAGAAGCCGCTCCACCTGGTGATCGGCTCCGTCAGCCCGACGGCGGTGCTGCTGTCCTGGGGGAACTACCTGAAGACGCCCTACGAAGGCAACATCATGAACGAGTGTCTGGAGGACGG GTTCTACACCATCCGCTACAGggagaggaacaggaagtggatcTATCAGACCTGCCCAACCAGCGACACCGTCATCGACAACCTGAAACCCAACACTCCCTACGAGTTCGGCGTCCGGTCCAACAAGGACGACCGCAGCGGCATGTGGAGTAAACCGGTCATCCACAACACCAACATGGGCA ATAAGAACGTGCAGAAGCCGTACAAGCTGCGAAATCCTCTCACGAAGCCGTTG AAGCCTCTCGGCCCCCACGCTCTCTTCCCTCCACGTCCCG CTCTGCACAACAGGACTCgactctctcctctgctcaaaAACCCGGCTTTCCCCGGAGCTCCTCGCACTTCTTTCG CGCCGCCTGAGAGCCACCAGGAAACGTTACCTCTGCCCGGCTCTGCTGAGCCCAAATGGCCTCATGTGTCACTGG ACAAAGGAAATACTGTTAGAAACGACACCGACCGGCCAGCGGATCGTCGTCCTGCCCTCCCCCAACTCCTGCCCACCAAAGTCCCTCGCGTCAACGCCACAGCCACAGCCTTCCCCCTCCTTAAATTACCTTCCAATGGCGACTCACATCAGGGGCAGACTACTAAGGCGCCCACTGTTGCACCTGAGAAGCCTCATAACCCTGCTG ctTTCGGCAAATCAGAGGACAGATCATCGCTGCTGAGATCAGCTCTGGCCAATGAGAGAGCCAGAAATAACAACTGGG GATCCCCGGCTCGCCCATCCATACCAATCAACAAGAAACCAAACTTGGTGGGAAAACCTGGAGAAACAG ACAAAGTGAACAACCTCAAGCAGACGGACAAGTTGCCGATCCTGAAACCCAAAGTCTCACCAGTGACCACCAAGCCGACCAAACAGGACCGTAAACAGACTGTGACTTCTGCACCGCCAACGGCTG CCAGCCGACAGGAAACCTGGGAGGACTCGGAGCTCTTTAAACCACAGCCAAGCTCGGATGTTGATGCCTTGGGCAAGAAGCGTTACGTGG CGCCTCACGTCGTCTACCAAACGGGCAAGAAACCGGATGAGCCAtgctccatcacctcctccctcaACTACTTCCCCGAAGACGAGCCCGGTGAGGCCAACGTGACGGCTCCGCCCAGGTCTCCGCCCTCCAACCTCACCGTAGTGACGGTAGAGGGATGTCCGTCCTTTGTCATCCTGGACTGGGAGAAAACTGACAATGACACCACGG CGTATGAAGTCATCTCCACCGCCAAAGGACCTGACGGAGAGCAGGTTTCCATCCTGACAACCAACCAGACACACACCGCCGTGGAGAACCTCAAACCTGAGAGCAG CTACGAGTTCAAGGTGAAGCCAGTGAACGAGCTGGGTGCAGGTCCTCTCAGCGAGCCCGTGTCCTTCAACACCGAGTCGG CCGACCCGCGGGTGAGCGAGAACGTTTCAG GAAAAGATGCCATCTGGACTCAGTTTCCCTTCAAGACGGACTCGTACTCCGACTGCCACGGCAAACAGTACGTGAAGAGGACCTGGTACCGCAAGTTTGTCGGCGTCCAGCTGTGCAACTCGCTCAGGTACAAGATCTACCTGAGCGACTCGCTCAACG GTAAATTCTACAACATCGGCGATCAGACCGGCTTCGGGGAGGATCACTGTCAGTTTGTGGACTCGTTCCTGGATGGAAGGACAGGAAGGCAGCTCAGAGCCGACCAGCTCCCATCCAGACCCG GTTTCTACAGAGCCGTCCGTCAGGAACCCGTCCACTTCGGCCAGATTGGAGGAAACTCCCACGTCAACTACGTGTCGTGGTACGAGTGCGGGACGCCCATCCCCGGCAAATGGTGA
- the abi3bpb gene encoding ABI family, member 3 (NESH) binding protein b isoform X12, whose translation MKVRINATGDTIVMKFVRPSPDVKLEGYILGYGSSMFSKQFIQLPENGQPYETEMDAEPKYLVAVQPIPVNDVKKHCTGKVNLEKPLHLVIGSVSPTAVLLSWGNYLKTPYEGNIMNECLEDGFYTIRYRERNRKWIYQTCPTSDTVIDNLKPNTPYEFGVRSNKDDRSGMWSKPVIHNTNMGNKNVQKPYKLRNPLTKPLKPLGPHALFPPRPALHNRTRLSPLLKNPAFPGAPRTSFGSPARPSIPINKKPNLVGKPGETDKVNNLKQTDKLPILKPKVSPVTTKPTKQDRKQTVTSAPPTAASRQETWEDSELFKPQPSSDVDALGKKRYVAPHVVYQTGKKPDEPCSITSSLNYFPEDEPGEANVTAPPRSPPSNLTVVTVEGCPSFVILDWEKTDNDTTAYEVISTAKGPDGEQVSILTTNQTHTAVENLKPESSYEFKVKPVNELGAGPLSEPVSFNTESADPRVSENVSGKDAIWTQFPFKTDSYSDCHGKQYVKRTWYRKFVGVQLCNSLRYKIYLSDSLNGKFYNIGDQTGFGEDHCQFVDSFLDGRTGRQLRADQLPSRPGFYRAVRQEPVHFGQIGGNSHVNYVSWYECGTPIPGKW comes from the exons ATGAAGGTTCGGATCAACGCCACCGGCGACACCATCGTGATGAAATTCGTGCGTCCGAGTCCGGACGTGAAGCTGGAGGGTTACATTCTGGGTTACGGCAGCAGCATGTTCTCCAAACAGTTCATCCAGCTGCCCGAGAACGGACAACCGTACGAGACCGAGATGG ACGCAGAGCCTAAATACCTGGTGGCCGTCCAGCCAATCCCAGTCAACGACGTGAAGAAACACTGCACAG GGAAGGTGAACCTGGAGAAGCCGCTCCACCTGGTGATCGGCTCCGTCAGCCCGACGGCGGTGCTGCTGTCCTGGGGGAACTACCTGAAGACGCCCTACGAAGGCAACATCATGAACGAGTGTCTGGAGGACGG GTTCTACACCATCCGCTACAGggagaggaacaggaagtggatcTATCAGACCTGCCCAACCAGCGACACCGTCATCGACAACCTGAAACCCAACACTCCCTACGAGTTCGGCGTCCGGTCCAACAAGGACGACCGCAGCGGCATGTGGAGTAAACCGGTCATCCACAACACCAACATGGGCA ATAAGAACGTGCAGAAGCCGTACAAGCTGCGAAATCCTCTCACGAAGCCGTTG AAGCCTCTCGGCCCCCACGCTCTCTTCCCTCCACGTCCCG CTCTGCACAACAGGACTCgactctctcctctgctcaaaAACCCGGCTTTCCCCGGAGCTCCTCGCACTTCTTTCG GATCCCCGGCTCGCCCATCCATACCAATCAACAAGAAACCAAACTTGGTGGGAAAACCTGGAGAAACAG ACAAAGTGAACAACCTCAAGCAGACGGACAAGTTGCCGATCCTGAAACCCAAAGTCTCACCAGTGACCACCAAGCCGACCAAACAGGACCGTAAACAGACTGTGACTTCTGCACCGCCAACGGCTG CCAGCCGACAGGAAACCTGGGAGGACTCGGAGCTCTTTAAACCACAGCCAAGCTCGGATGTTGATGCCTTGGGCAAGAAGCGTTACGTGG CGCCTCACGTCGTCTACCAAACGGGCAAGAAACCGGATGAGCCAtgctccatcacctcctccctcaACTACTTCCCCGAAGACGAGCCCGGTGAGGCCAACGTGACGGCTCCGCCCAGGTCTCCGCCCTCCAACCTCACCGTAGTGACGGTAGAGGGATGTCCGTCCTTTGTCATCCTGGACTGGGAGAAAACTGACAATGACACCACGG CGTATGAAGTCATCTCCACCGCCAAAGGACCTGACGGAGAGCAGGTTTCCATCCTGACAACCAACCAGACACACACCGCCGTGGAGAACCTCAAACCTGAGAGCAG CTACGAGTTCAAGGTGAAGCCAGTGAACGAGCTGGGTGCAGGTCCTCTCAGCGAGCCCGTGTCCTTCAACACCGAGTCGG CCGACCCGCGGGTGAGCGAGAACGTTTCAG GAAAAGATGCCATCTGGACTCAGTTTCCCTTCAAGACGGACTCGTACTCCGACTGCCACGGCAAACAGTACGTGAAGAGGACCTGGTACCGCAAGTTTGTCGGCGTCCAGCTGTGCAACTCGCTCAGGTACAAGATCTACCTGAGCGACTCGCTCAACG GTAAATTCTACAACATCGGCGATCAGACCGGCTTCGGGGAGGATCACTGTCAGTTTGTGGACTCGTTCCTGGATGGAAGGACAGGAAGGCAGCTCAGAGCCGACCAGCTCCCATCCAGACCCG GTTTCTACAGAGCCGTCCGTCAGGAACCCGTCCACTTCGGCCAGATTGGAGGAAACTCCCACGTCAACTACGTGTCGTGGTACGAGTGCGGGACGCCCATCCCCGGCAAATGGTGA
- the abi3bpb gene encoding ABI family, member 3 (NESH) binding protein b isoform X9 → MKVRINATGDTIVMKFVRPSPDVKLEGYILGYGSSMFSKQFIQLPENGQPYETEMDAEPKYLVAVQPIPVNDVKKHCTGKVNLEKPLHLVIGSVSPTAVLLSWGNYLKTPYEGNIMNECLEDGFYTIRYRERNRKWIYQTCPTSDTVIDNLKPNTPYEFGVRSNKDDRSGMWSKPVIHNTNMGNKNVQKPYKLRNPLTKPLKPLGPHALFPPRPALHNRTRLSPLLKNPAFPGAPRTSFAPPESHQETLPLPGSAEPKWPHVSLVNGQPHRGISPPKPALWSRPRLGSPARPSIPINKKPNLVGKPGETDKVNNLKQTDKLPILKPKVSPVTTKPTKQDRKQTVTSAPPTAASRQETWEDSELFKPQPSSDVDALGKKRYVAPHVVYQTGKKPDEPCSITSSLNYFPEDEPGEANVTAPPRSPPSNLTVVTVEGCPSFVILDWEKTDNDTTAYEVISTAKGPDGEQVSILTTNQTHTAVENLKPESSYEFKVKPVNELGAGPLSEPVSFNTESADPRVSENVSGKDAIWTQFPFKTDSYSDCHGKQYVKRTWYRKFVGVQLCNSLRYKIYLSDSLNGKFYNIGDQTGFGEDHCQFVDSFLDGRTGRQLRADQLPSRPGFYRAVRQEPVHFGQIGGNSHVNYVSWYECGTPIPGKW, encoded by the exons ATGAAGGTTCGGATCAACGCCACCGGCGACACCATCGTGATGAAATTCGTGCGTCCGAGTCCGGACGTGAAGCTGGAGGGTTACATTCTGGGTTACGGCAGCAGCATGTTCTCCAAACAGTTCATCCAGCTGCCCGAGAACGGACAACCGTACGAGACCGAGATGG ACGCAGAGCCTAAATACCTGGTGGCCGTCCAGCCAATCCCAGTCAACGACGTGAAGAAACACTGCACAG GGAAGGTGAACCTGGAGAAGCCGCTCCACCTGGTGATCGGCTCCGTCAGCCCGACGGCGGTGCTGCTGTCCTGGGGGAACTACCTGAAGACGCCCTACGAAGGCAACATCATGAACGAGTGTCTGGAGGACGG GTTCTACACCATCCGCTACAGggagaggaacaggaagtggatcTATCAGACCTGCCCAACCAGCGACACCGTCATCGACAACCTGAAACCCAACACTCCCTACGAGTTCGGCGTCCGGTCCAACAAGGACGACCGCAGCGGCATGTGGAGTAAACCGGTCATCCACAACACCAACATGGGCA ATAAGAACGTGCAGAAGCCGTACAAGCTGCGAAATCCTCTCACGAAGCCGTTG AAGCCTCTCGGCCCCCACGCTCTCTTCCCTCCACGTCCCG CTCTGCACAACAGGACTCgactctctcctctgctcaaaAACCCGGCTTTCCCCGGAGCTCCTCGCACTTCTTTCG CGCCGCCTGAGAGCCACCAGGAAACGTTACCTCTGCCCGGCTCTGCTGAGCCCAAATGGCCTCATGTGTCACTGG TCAACGGACAGCCACACCGGGGCATTTCCCCGCCTAAACCAGCCTTATGGTCCAGACCTCGACTGG GATCCCCGGCTCGCCCATCCATACCAATCAACAAGAAACCAAACTTGGTGGGAAAACCTGGAGAAACAG ACAAAGTGAACAACCTCAAGCAGACGGACAAGTTGCCGATCCTGAAACCCAAAGTCTCACCAGTGACCACCAAGCCGACCAAACAGGACCGTAAACAGACTGTGACTTCTGCACCGCCAACGGCTG CCAGCCGACAGGAAACCTGGGAGGACTCGGAGCTCTTTAAACCACAGCCAAGCTCGGATGTTGATGCCTTGGGCAAGAAGCGTTACGTGG CGCCTCACGTCGTCTACCAAACGGGCAAGAAACCGGATGAGCCAtgctccatcacctcctccctcaACTACTTCCCCGAAGACGAGCCCGGTGAGGCCAACGTGACGGCTCCGCCCAGGTCTCCGCCCTCCAACCTCACCGTAGTGACGGTAGAGGGATGTCCGTCCTTTGTCATCCTGGACTGGGAGAAAACTGACAATGACACCACGG CGTATGAAGTCATCTCCACCGCCAAAGGACCTGACGGAGAGCAGGTTTCCATCCTGACAACCAACCAGACACACACCGCCGTGGAGAACCTCAAACCTGAGAGCAG CTACGAGTTCAAGGTGAAGCCAGTGAACGAGCTGGGTGCAGGTCCTCTCAGCGAGCCCGTGTCCTTCAACACCGAGTCGG CCGACCCGCGGGTGAGCGAGAACGTTTCAG GAAAAGATGCCATCTGGACTCAGTTTCCCTTCAAGACGGACTCGTACTCCGACTGCCACGGCAAACAGTACGTGAAGAGGACCTGGTACCGCAAGTTTGTCGGCGTCCAGCTGTGCAACTCGCTCAGGTACAAGATCTACCTGAGCGACTCGCTCAACG GTAAATTCTACAACATCGGCGATCAGACCGGCTTCGGGGAGGATCACTGTCAGTTTGTGGACTCGTTCCTGGATGGAAGGACAGGAAGGCAGCTCAGAGCCGACCAGCTCCCATCCAGACCCG GTTTCTACAGAGCCGTCCGTCAGGAACCCGTCCACTTCGGCCAGATTGGAGGAAACTCCCACGTCAACTACGTGTCGTGGTACGAGTGCGGGACGCCCATCCCCGGCAAATGGTGA
- the abi3bpb gene encoding ABI family, member 3 (NESH) binding protein b isoform X7 — protein sequence MKVRINATGDTIVMKFVRPSPDVKLEGYILGYGSSMFSKQFIQLPENGQPYETEMDAEPKYLVAVQPIPVNDVKKHCTGKVNLEKPLHLVIGSVSPTAVLLSWGNYLKTPYEGNIMNECLEDGFYTIRYRERNRKWIYQTCPTSDTVIDNLKPNTPYEFGVRSNKDDRSGMWSKPVIHNTNMGNKNVQKPYKLRNPLTKPLKPLGPHALFPPRPALHNRTRLSPLLKNPAFPGAPRTSFAPPESHQETLPLPGSAEPKWPHVSLDKGNTVRNDTDRPADRRPALPQLLPTKVPRVNATATAFPLLKLPSNGDSHQGQTTKAPTVAPEKPHNPAGSPARPSIPINKKPNLVGKPGETDKVNNLKQTDKLPILKPKVSPVTTKPTKQDRKQTVTSAPPTAASRQETWEDSELFKPQPSSDVDALGKKRYVAPHVVYQTGKKPDEPCSITSSLNYFPEDEPGEANVTAPPRSPPSNLTVVTVEGCPSFVILDWEKTDNDTTAYEVISTAKGPDGEQVSILTTNQTHTAVENLKPESSYEFKVKPVNELGAGPLSEPVSFNTESADPRVSENVSGKDAIWTQFPFKTDSYSDCHGKQYVKRTWYRKFVGVQLCNSLRYKIYLSDSLNGKFYNIGDQTGFGEDHCQFVDSFLDGRTGRQLRADQLPSRPGFYRAVRQEPVHFGQIGGNSHVNYVSWYECGTPIPGKW from the exons ATGAAGGTTCGGATCAACGCCACCGGCGACACCATCGTGATGAAATTCGTGCGTCCGAGTCCGGACGTGAAGCTGGAGGGTTACATTCTGGGTTACGGCAGCAGCATGTTCTCCAAACAGTTCATCCAGCTGCCCGAGAACGGACAACCGTACGAGACCGAGATGG ACGCAGAGCCTAAATACCTGGTGGCCGTCCAGCCAATCCCAGTCAACGACGTGAAGAAACACTGCACAG GGAAGGTGAACCTGGAGAAGCCGCTCCACCTGGTGATCGGCTCCGTCAGCCCGACGGCGGTGCTGCTGTCCTGGGGGAACTACCTGAAGACGCCCTACGAAGGCAACATCATGAACGAGTGTCTGGAGGACGG GTTCTACACCATCCGCTACAGggagaggaacaggaagtggatcTATCAGACCTGCCCAACCAGCGACACCGTCATCGACAACCTGAAACCCAACACTCCCTACGAGTTCGGCGTCCGGTCCAACAAGGACGACCGCAGCGGCATGTGGAGTAAACCGGTCATCCACAACACCAACATGGGCA ATAAGAACGTGCAGAAGCCGTACAAGCTGCGAAATCCTCTCACGAAGCCGTTG AAGCCTCTCGGCCCCCACGCTCTCTTCCCTCCACGTCCCG CTCTGCACAACAGGACTCgactctctcctctgctcaaaAACCCGGCTTTCCCCGGAGCTCCTCGCACTTCTTTCG CGCCGCCTGAGAGCCACCAGGAAACGTTACCTCTGCCCGGCTCTGCTGAGCCCAAATGGCCTCATGTGTCACTGG ACAAAGGAAATACTGTTAGAAACGACACCGACCGGCCAGCGGATCGTCGTCCTGCCCTCCCCCAACTCCTGCCCACCAAAGTCCCTCGCGTCAACGCCACAGCCACAGCCTTCCCCCTCCTTAAATTACCTTCCAATGGCGACTCACATCAGGGGCAGACTACTAAGGCGCCCACTGTTGCACCTGAGAAGCCTCATAACCCTGCTG GATCCCCGGCTCGCCCATCCATACCAATCAACAAGAAACCAAACTTGGTGGGAAAACCTGGAGAAACAG ACAAAGTGAACAACCTCAAGCAGACGGACAAGTTGCCGATCCTGAAACCCAAAGTCTCACCAGTGACCACCAAGCCGACCAAACAGGACCGTAAACAGACTGTGACTTCTGCACCGCCAACGGCTG CCAGCCGACAGGAAACCTGGGAGGACTCGGAGCTCTTTAAACCACAGCCAAGCTCGGATGTTGATGCCTTGGGCAAGAAGCGTTACGTGG CGCCTCACGTCGTCTACCAAACGGGCAAGAAACCGGATGAGCCAtgctccatcacctcctccctcaACTACTTCCCCGAAGACGAGCCCGGTGAGGCCAACGTGACGGCTCCGCCCAGGTCTCCGCCCTCCAACCTCACCGTAGTGACGGTAGAGGGATGTCCGTCCTTTGTCATCCTGGACTGGGAGAAAACTGACAATGACACCACGG CGTATGAAGTCATCTCCACCGCCAAAGGACCTGACGGAGAGCAGGTTTCCATCCTGACAACCAACCAGACACACACCGCCGTGGAGAACCTCAAACCTGAGAGCAG CTACGAGTTCAAGGTGAAGCCAGTGAACGAGCTGGGTGCAGGTCCTCTCAGCGAGCCCGTGTCCTTCAACACCGAGTCGG CCGACCCGCGGGTGAGCGAGAACGTTTCAG GAAAAGATGCCATCTGGACTCAGTTTCCCTTCAAGACGGACTCGTACTCCGACTGCCACGGCAAACAGTACGTGAAGAGGACCTGGTACCGCAAGTTTGTCGGCGTCCAGCTGTGCAACTCGCTCAGGTACAAGATCTACCTGAGCGACTCGCTCAACG GTAAATTCTACAACATCGGCGATCAGACCGGCTTCGGGGAGGATCACTGTCAGTTTGTGGACTCGTTCCTGGATGGAAGGACAGGAAGGCAGCTCAGAGCCGACCAGCTCCCATCCAGACCCG GTTTCTACAGAGCCGTCCGTCAGGAACCCGTCCACTTCGGCCAGATTGGAGGAAACTCCCACGTCAACTACGTGTCGTGGTACGAGTGCGGGACGCCCATCCCCGGCAAATGGTGA